A region of the Mesoterricola sediminis genome:
GCCGGCCGCCAGGTAGTTGTCGATGGCGGCGCTGGCCCGGGTGGCGTTCCCCGCCGTCGACGTGAGGGTCCACAGGGGGGAGGAGCCGCCGTAGGTGGACCAGATGCCCTGCTGGCGCGCCAGGTCCCGGAGGTTCCCATAGGTCCCGTTGCCCGAATCGGGGGTGATCTTCCCGGACAGGAAGAACCAGACCCGGTCCCGGATGATGGGGCCGCCCAGGGTCCAGTTGTAGGTCCGGGTCAGGTCGTCGGAGTAGTTGAGGCCGAGGGCGCCCGCGGAATTGGCGAACAGGTTGGAGCCGTGCCGGTTGGAATCCCAGGAGGGGCGGCTGGCGTTGATGGTGAGGGACCCGATGAGCTGGTTGGAGCCCGACTTGGTGACGGTGTTCACGGTGCCGCCGAGCACACGGCCGTAGCGGGCGTGCATGGGCGAGAGCACCACCTGGATCTCCTCGATGGCCTCGGGGACCGTCTGGTAGAGGGCCATGTTGCTCTTGGGGTCCCGCGTCTCGATGCCGTTGAGGGTGTAGCCGGTGTTCCAGCTGCCGCGCATGCCCTCGCTGGTGTAGCCGGGGGTGAGGGCCAGGGCGCTGTCCGCCGTTCGCTCCACGGCGAGCATCTGCATGGTCTCCATGGGGAGGTTGGTGGAGACCGTGGGGTTCTCGATGGCCTCCAGGGTCTCCCCGGTGCTGATGACCTCGACCTTGGCGCCCACCTGGGCGATGGGCGCGAGCTTGAAGTTGGTTTCCGCTTCCGCGCCGATGCCCACGCGGACCCCGTGGGCGGTCTTGCCCAGGAAGTCGGGGGCGCTCACCGTGAGGGTGTAGGTGCTGACCGGAAGGAGGGGGGCGCGGTAGCGGCCCTTCGCATCGGTGGTGACGACGCGGACGCCGATCATTTCGGGCGCCTGGAGGGAGATCCGGGCCCCCTTGACGGGCCTCCCCTCGGTGTCGGTGACGGTGCCGGACAGGTTGCCCGTGGTGGCCTGGGCCATCAGCTGGCCGCCGGCGGCGAGGGCGAAGGCGAGGGTACCCCGCCTGAACAGGAGCTTGGACATGGTCTCGTTCCTCGACAAGGGATGGGCTAGAAGTGGTAGGAGAAACCCACTTCGAGATGGGGGGCGATCTGCTGCCGGGTGTCGACGTGGTCGGCCGGGAACCCGTTGGGGGCGGCCATCATGCCGATGGCCCGGGGCGTGGAACCGCTGTCCTTGGCCAGGGTGTAGGTGCCTGATCCGGTGACGTGCACGTAGTTGAGGCTCTGGTAGCGCAGGAGCACGAGGTTGAGCTCGAAGCGGGTGTCGGGCAGCCATTCCGTGCTCAGGCCGATGTACGGGGAGAGGGGCACCTGGTGGCTCTTCTGGGCGTACCAGTAGTTGTCCCGCCAGCTCCCGGGCTGGGGCGAGGTGCTGGTCACCATGCCCCAGGGCTTGGACATGATGTCGCCCCGCACCTCATGCTTGAACTGGGCCCCGCCGATCTGCAGGCCCGCGTGCCAGCCCCGGGCCTTGCCCAGGAAGGGGAAGGTGCCCTCGTACCAGGCGCGGACGGAAAGGCCTTCCAGGTAGTTGACCCGGGCGTCGGAGGCTCCGTAGGTGCGGTCGATGGGATTCGGGGCCACCTGGGCGGCGACGCCGGTGGAGGGATTCACCCAGGTGAGGGTGGCGGGCGGATCCTTGATCGTCTCCAGGTAGTAGTTGCCGGGCTTGTAGGCGTAGCCCACCTCCACCCCGAGGCGGCCCGGAAGGGGGAGGGCGAAGGTGGCGCCGAAGCCCAGGCCGATGGCGTTGCGCTGGAGGTTGTTGGGCTGGGCGAGGGCGAAGCCCACCCGGCCCCGCACCTCGAAGGAGATGGCCGGCGCCTTCTCGGCGGCCGCCGCCCCGGGGCCCGCCAGGATCAGGCAGCCCAGGACAAGGGAGGTCAAGGGGAAATGGCTCATGGGTATCCTCGGAGGGTGACCGGGCGGTGGGCGCCGGGAGCGGAAACGGGGCACGGGAAGCCGGAATCGGGAAAGACGGGAACGGAATCGACCTTCCCGCCATTTGACGGGTTTGCCATCAACCGGTCCCGAGATGGCGGCTCAACCGGTTTGGGGGCCGCCTGGGTTCAGCGGGAACGGCCCAGGGCGGCCTTGAGCCGTGTCACGGCCGAAGCCAGTTCCTCCTCGGTGGCCTGGGAGAACCCCATGCGGAAGGCGGGCGCCGGCTCGCCCAGGAAGAACTGGTCCGGCGGGTGCAAGCGCAGGCCGAGGTCCCGGGCCCGGCGGAGCCAGGCCGCCAGGTCCACGCCCGGCGCGGCGCGCAGCCAGAGCCCGAGGCCGCCCGTGGGGACGGCCACCTCCAGTTGCCCGCCGAGCTCCTCCTGGAGCCGGCCGCAGAGCAGGTCGCGGCGCCCTTCGTAGATCCGGCGCGTGCGCCGGAGGTGGGCCCCCAGCTCCCCGTCCCGGATGAGGTCGGCCACGGCCCGCTCGGTGGGAGCGTCCCCCAGGTCCTGGGGGCGCTTGATCCGGGCGAGGAGGGGCACCAGGGCGGCGGGAACCACCAGGTAGCCCAACCGGAGGCCCGGAGTCAGGAGACGGGAGAGGGAGCCCAGGTGGATCACCTGCCCGGTCCGGTCCAGGGCGAGCAGGGACTCGGGACGCGGATCCCCGTAGGCGAATTCCCCGTCGTAGTCGTCCTCGAGGATGGCCACCCGGTGGGAGGCCGCGAGGGCGAGGAGGGCCTCGGCCCGGGGGCGGGAGAGGCTCACCGCGGTGGGGAACTGGCGGCGGGGCGTCAGGTAGAGGAGGCGCACCGGGCCCTGGGCCAGCAAGGCCGCCAGGGCTTCGGTGTCCAGGCCCTCGGCGTCCACGGGCAGGGGACGGAGGGTCAGGTGCCCCGCCGCCAGGAAGATGTCCCAGGCGGCCCGGTTCCCCGGGGATTCGACGCCCACCACGGCCTGCTTCCGGAAGAGGGTGGCCACGAGCATCGCCAGGGCCGCTCTGCTGCCCCGGGTGATCAGGACCCGGTCGGGGGAGACCGCCAGGCCGTGGCGCTCCCCCACCCAGCCCGCCACCGCCTCCCGGAGGATGGGGTGCCCCAGGGGGTCCTGGCCCCGGAGGAGGGCGGGGGCGTGGTGGCGGAGCGCCCGCTGGTAGGCCCGGGAAAGTTCCTGGGCCGGGGCCAGGCGGGGGTCCGGCGTGCCATCGGCCAGGAACAGGGTGGTGGGATCGGGGACGGAGGCGGGCAGGAGGAAGCTGGGCAGGTCGAAGCCCACCCCCGTCTCCCGCGCCGAAGCCACCGTCCGGGCCTGGGAGGGGAGCTCCAGGGCCACGAAGGTCCCGCGGCTGGGCTCCGTGACCAGCCATCCCTGGTCCACCAGCTCGTTGAGGGCGGGGATCACCGTGTGGCGGTTCACGCCCAGCAGGGTGGCCAGGGCCCGGGAGCCGGGCAGGACGGTGCCGGGACGGAGGCGCCCCTCCAGGATGGCCTTGATCACCGTCTGGACCACCCGCTGGACGAGGGTGGCCCCCGGCCCCGCCTCCAGGGTGAGCCGGAGGGGTTCGGGACGCAGGCGGCCGGTCATGGCCGCCCCCCGCCGTTGGCCCGCATTTGCGCCCGGGCGACCAAAGGCGCCACGGCCCGCGCCAGGTGGAGGTTCCGTTCGACGGCCTCCCGGAAGGCCGCCCGGGCCTGGGCGGCCAGGGTCCGGCCGCCTCCCGGTTCCTGCTCGGCCAGGGCCAACAGCAGCTCGCCCCGGAGCACCCAGATCCGGGCGGACAGGAAGGGGCCCTGGACGCCGCCGGTGGCCTTGTGGGGGGTGCCCCCGCGCCGCGCGTCCCGGGTGGGGGGGCCGTAGGTGGCCAGGGCCCGGGCGCAGGCCCGCAGCCCCGCCTCGTAGGCCGCGGTCCGGCCCGATCGGGACGCCCGGCCCAGGAGGAGCTCCAATTCGGCCAGGCCCGCCTCCAGCTCCGCCCGGCCCGTGGTCCGGCCCCGGTCCAGGCGGGCCTGGAGCCAGGGGACCAGACCCGCGAGGGCGGGCCGTGGATCGCGGCCCGCTTGGAGATCATGCCGGCCCACCGCCAGGCGACCCCGGAGGTAGGCCAGGCAGGCTGTCAGGCTGTGGGGGGTCTCCAGCATGGCCGGTTCCTGGCGGGCCAGGACCGCGGCCAGGGCCGACCAGGCGCTGGCGGTCCCCAGGGCCAGCGCCTGCTCTCGGCGGAGGTCCGTCTCGCTGGGCAGCTCTGGCGCGGTGGCCGGGGTGCGGCGCTGGAGGATGGCTTCGGCCTCGGCCAGGCTGGGGGCCGCATCCTCGCCCTGGAGGCGGGCCCATTCGGCCCGGGTGAGGGCGAGCTTGAATCCGGCCTGCCAGGGGATGGGCCGGATCCCGGCTTGGCGGACGGCCATCCCCAGGGCAAATCGGGCGTCCTGGCCCGTTTCCATCTGGAACTGGGCATTGACCAGCCACCAATAGGCATCCGGCAGGTCCTCCGCGCCGACGGTGGCGAACAGGCCCGCCAGGTCGAAGGGCAGGCGCAGGTCGTAGGCCCCGGCCGCCCGCAGTGCCAGGGGTTGCCAGGGGGCGACCATCCGCAGGATGGCCCGGTCGGGATGGGCCACGGCGTCCGTGAACCGGGCGGTCAACTCCCGGACCTCGGCCCCGGGCGCCTCGCCCAGGGCCAGGCGGAGGTTCAGGGCCCGCACCTGGTGGCGGATGCGGAGGCGCCACAGCTCCGGGTCCGCGGGCGAGACCGCGAGCCCCCCGTCCAGCCACCGCCGGGACTGGGCCAGGAGGGCGCGGCGGGCGGCGGGGGTCTGCCCCGGCAGGGCCTCCTGTTCCAGGACCCCTTCGGCGAGCCGCCGGTACACCTGGGGATGGCTGGGGGCGATCCGGAGGGCCGCCTGGAGCAGGGCCTCGGCCTCCGCCCAGGGGGTTGGCGCGCCTCCGGTGGGGCGGGCGTCCGGAGTCCGGGCCTCCCGCTTGGCCTCGTCCCGGGCCACGGCGACCAGCACATCCGCTTCCTCCAGCAGGGCGTCCAGCTCGTGGGGGAACCGCGCCCGGTAGGCCCGGGCCAGCCGGAGCAGGGTCGCCCGGTCCCCGGCGTCCACCTGGGCGACCTCCAGCAGGTGCTGCAGGCGGGTCTGGTCCTCGCTGCCCCGCCCCACGAGCATGGCCCGGGCGGGTTCCAGGAAGCGCGCGCGGGCCTCGGCCCGGAGCGTGGCCGCCTTGGCGGCGTCCGGGTGGGCCCCGGCGGCGGCCACGGCCTTGCGGTACTCCTGCAGAAGGGCCAGCGAGAGCCAGTTCCGCGCGAGTTCCGTGTGCAGGCCCAGCCTCCAGGCCGTGCGGAACGC
Encoded here:
- a CDS encoding aminotransferase-like domain-containing protein, which translates into the protein MTGRLRPEPLRLTLEAGPGATLVQRVVQTVIKAILEGRLRPGTVLPGSRALATLLGVNRHTVIPALNELVDQGWLVTEPSRGTFVALELPSQARTVASARETGVGFDLPSFLLPASVPDPTTLFLADGTPDPRLAPAQELSRAYQRALRHHAPALLRGQDPLGHPILREAVAGWVGERHGLAVSPDRVLITRGSRAALAMLVATLFRKQAVVGVESPGNRAAWDIFLAAGHLTLRPLPVDAEGLDTEALAALLAQGPVRLLYLTPRRQFPTAVSLSRPRAEALLALAASHRVAILEDDYDGEFAYGDPRPESLLALDRTGQVIHLGSLSRLLTPGLRLGYLVVPAALVPLLARIKRPQDLGDAPTERAVADLIRDGELGAHLRRTRRIYEGRRDLLCGRLQEELGGQLEVAVPTGGLGLWLRAAPGVDLAAWLRRARDLGLRLHPPDQFFLGEPAPAFRMGFSQATEEELASAVTRLKAALGRSR
- a CDS encoding serine/threonine-protein kinase: MSDPQPARPLATGPTPPVPEAVHPAPGAGAPLPGAELWASCLEGLEDVGSVEAGSWSDPAAPDGALLHPLPELGGRFQQTNLLGEGSSARVWRAWDSLLERWVALKVLKAEGSPVLREARAQAQVEHPNVCRIYEAGKGYIVMELVDGPTLAQAGPALDLPRKLDLVRELALGVHAAHARGLVHLDLKLGNVLLQRREDGTFRPVVGDFGMVRTGRRAGGPCPMGTPPYTSPEQLTGDPTLLSARSDVYALGVLLYVLLAGVMPFVATDLEGLLEAIRAGQRIPLAQRRPDLAEDLGRIVERCLARDPRDRYPSARALAEDLGRFLRHEPVEAMGGGWSYRLTQWGRRHRRLAWGVGLGALVLAAGGGLVLARVAYTAEQAEWDTHFVKRVETLRRHLDRTYRLPPHTIDLDLAEARAMRDGIRQEMARQGRAAQAPGHLALGQARYLLDPEDPEALEAFRTAWRLGLHTELARNWLSLALLQEYRKAVAAAGAHPDAAKAATLRAEARARFLEPARAMLVGRGSEDQTRLQHLLEVAQVDAGDRATLLRLARAYRARFPHELDALLEEADVLVAVARDEAKREARTPDARPTGGAPTPWAEAEALLQAALRIAPSHPQVYRRLAEGVLEQEALPGQTPAARRALLAQSRRWLDGGLAVSPADPELWRLRIRHQVRALNLRLALGEAPGAEVRELTARFTDAVAHPDRAILRMVAPWQPLALRAAGAYDLRLPFDLAGLFATVGAEDLPDAYWWLVNAQFQMETGQDARFALGMAVRQAGIRPIPWQAGFKLALTRAEWARLQGEDAAPSLAEAEAILQRRTPATAPELPSETDLRREQALALGTASAWSALAAVLARQEPAMLETPHSLTACLAYLRGRLAVGRHDLQAGRDPRPALAGLVPWLQARLDRGRTTGRAELEAGLAELELLLGRASRSGRTAAYEAGLRACARALATYGPPTRDARRGGTPHKATGGVQGPFLSARIWVLRGELLLALAEQEPGGGRTLAAQARAAFREAVERNLHLARAVAPLVARAQMRANGGGRP